The DNA sequence AAACAATTGCATACTATCATTAGTCCATCTGTTCATCTGATATGATTTTTTCAGATCATTGAAAAGCTTTCAGTAACTGCTCCATCTGGAGAGGTAAAACTCAAGGTCTTGAGGGAGATTGCTGAAGAATACAATATAGCGTGGGATTCTTCTAAAACTGAGGCTGAATTTAGGAAAAATCATGAAGATCTTCTGGTAATTTTATCAGTAGATGCTTGTTTCTTCCTTCAttcttttacattaaaattattatctacTACTAGATTCAGAACATGTCATTGACAGTAGATAGCATCTGTCTCACTAATGAGTTCTCACTTGTCTAGCTATAATGGTCTCCTACCATCTTTGCCGCTGACACTGACCCCATAAATTACTGAGAGTTTAATCCTAATCTCAGGGTACTTTGGTCTTCGTGTGATAGTTCTTCTATGAGCATTGGGAAGTGACTCTAGCTATTGAGGGTATTTGTCTTAAATCTCCTCACATATCTTCTGTATATGTCATAGATATTCTACAAAGTTTAGGTTGTTTGTCGATTGTCTAACACAACCATCTCCTTTAATACGGGCTGGGGACCATGTAAAGAATAGCAACAAGGATCCAAGTGGGCAGGTTTATAAGTTAGATATTCCGTGAATGCAGGAGATCTCGAGGTTATCtgtttttcatcaatttttcaaatattaatgtgTCTATTTTGTTCCAGTTTCCTTGAATTTTCAAATGTAGCTTGTTTAATGGTGAGTTTGGTGATTTCCTTGTCATAGACATGTTGCAGGACTAAAATTGTTTGCAGGGAGGGTCCATTTATTATTAGTGGTATTAATAATTTCAGTTATTTAGTCAAATGGTTCTCACTGCTTAACTCTGTCAGTCAATCAATTTGGCTCTACAGCGCCTTAGAGTTCCTTTGAGTTATATACGACTCAAATATACACGTTTATCTTAGCACTTGACATTTAGAAGCCTGTTTCTAGACAAGGGAAATCCAAATCTTGCATTCACTGACCTACGTATTATTTATAGATTTAAACCAAGTGTTGTGAACTAATATTCCAAGATTTTTGAAGCCATTATACTTTGTTGCCTACTTCTTTACTGTGGTGTCCGGAATTTACTcatcttttcttaattgttatcATGATTTTCTCGTGTTACCTATAGGGAGGAGCGAAGCAAGTTAGTGCTGGAGCTACGCTTTCTCATACAGCCAGCAGAAATGGTTCTAATAATTCAACATCTCGTACTACGGAACCTTCTAACAAGTCTGTGCCTGATAGACAAGAATATAAACAACTTGAAGCTCCCAGCCTTTCtaacaataatttttcattgaatattaATGAAATTGAACAGTCACACAAAAATAATGATGTTCCCGCTGGAGATGCTAAAAGTGAGACAAGATTTCAATCTTCTGATGTACTGGAGAAGGCGCGTGCTGCCATTGCTTCTGCAGATCGTGCATCAGCAGCTGCTCGTGCTGCTACTGCGTTAGTCCAGAGTAGTTTTGGATCATTGAAGCTGGAAGGTAAATAAATCTTCAGTGATCGTAATAGCGGAAAAGAAACGTTATGAACTAAATGCAAAAGGAGAAAGTTATGTTCTTTATATTACGGAGGTGACAGCTTCATACGGTAGTTTCAAGTAATAAGAATTGTGCGGTATGCATTGTATATTCTTAATTTCGTATATGTGTATCATTGTAACTTAACGAAATACTGAAGGGTGTAAACTTCTCTAAATCTGTCATTATTCTTGCTACAGTGAATAATTTATGTCCattttcaaaattgttataaatatcaTCTCAGGCATTTTTTTGTTGCAGTTTTCAACTCAACCCGACATGTGCAAGTGTGATGAGAGCTTCATGTGCGATTATATTTGACAGGATAGATATTTTTATTGACAACCATtgattgttattatttgaaGATGTGTGGGACAAAATGAGCAGTCCGGTTATATTCCAGCGTGGCTGTAATTTTTAATTCCAGCTGGTCTTATGGTGGGCTATTTTGGTTCACTTAAATTAATacagaaataatttttaattaaaattttgaaaagtaaattatttaatttttgaaatcaaGTCACAGTAATGAaatcaattttagttttataaataattaatttaatatattaattatatcatatgtatatgttttaaaaaataacattattttttaaaaagtttagtaatgtaatttttatttttaaagatgatcTGAGATATGGTTAGGTTGAAATCTATTTGAATTTCAGGTTAAGTAGGCAAgttcaaattattttgtaagttagattatataatttttttctatctaGTCCAGCTTGAGTTTTGGGCTTTTTGCCCAGGTCCGTTTTAATCGTATTTGTATGTTTGTTTCAAGGGTATTTCTTCTTGTACCTATATATTTTTACTGCACCTCCATatgtaaaaggaaaagatgCTTGTCATCTCCTTCTATGTTTTCTTTTGGTCACGCATTTTCTACCTCTCACTTTCTTCATTTGTAAGAGGTCAAAGATATCACACTGCATTTTGACGGAAGCCCT is a window from the Vigna unguiculata cultivar IT97K-499-35 chromosome 7, ASM411807v1, whole genome shotgun sequence genome containing:
- the LOC114192261 gene encoding IST1 homolog: MSLLNQLFNRGVFGTRCKTCLNLAISRIKLLQNKRDVQLKQMCKEISQFLQAGQEAIARIRVEHIIREQNIWAAYEILELFCEFVLARVPIIENQRECPSELREAIASIIFAAPRCSDVPDLLHIKNLFTTKYGKEFVSAVSELRPDSGVNRTIIEKLSVTAPSGEVKLKVLREIAEEYNIAWDSSKTEAEFRKNHEDLLGGAKQVSAGATLSHTASRNGSNNSTSRTTEPSNKSVPDRQEYKQLEAPSLSNNNFSLNINEIEQSHKNNDVPAGDAKSETRFQSSDVLEKARAAIASADRASAAARAATALVQSSFGSLKLEGK